The Canis lupus dingo isolate Sandy chromosome 26, ASM325472v2, whole genome shotgun sequence genome has a segment encoding these proteins:
- the LOC112676336 gene encoding signal recognition particle 19 kDa protein-like, producing the protein LGRPAAARSPAEQDRFICIYPAYLNNKKTIAEGRRIPISKAVENPTATEIQDVCSAVGLNVFLEKNKMYSREWNRDVQYRGRVRVQLKQEDGSLCLVQFPSRKSVMLYAAEMIPKLKTRTQKTGGGDQSLQQGEGSKKGKGKKKK; encoded by the coding sequence TTGGGCCGGCCCGCCGCCGCGCGGTCCCCGGCCGAGCAGGACAGGTTCATCTGCATCTACCCCGCGTACCTGAACAACAAGAAGACCATCGCCGAGGGCCGGCGCATCCCCATCAGCAAGGCTGTTGAAAATCCTACAGCTACTGAGATTCAAGATGTGTGCTCAGCAGTTGGACTTAATGTATtccttgagaaaaataaaatgtactctaGAGAGTGGAATCGTGATGTTCAGTACAGGGGCAGAGTCCGGGTCCAACTCAAGCAGGAAGACGGCAGCCTCTGTCTCGTACAGTTCCCATCACGTAAGTCAGTAATGTTGTATGCAGCAGAAATGATACCTAAACTAAAAACAAGGACACAAAAAACAGGAGGTGGGGACCAAAGTCTTCAGCAAGGAGAgggaagtaaaaaaggaaaaggaaagaagaagaagtga